CGGACCGTCATTTCTTTTTCGTAGACGTCGAGTGCCTGAAGCCCAATAAAACAGGCCTGGCTGGCAACTTCTGTTCACTCCCGTGTCTTTTATTCACGCTTTACGTAATCAGAAACAGATGACGACACGGGTCTGCGCATATAGCTATGTGCCTTCTCTGTGGGAGAATTCCGGTGGTTCTAGTTGCTTAAACCGAGATATTGAGAGGCACGCAGTAGTGATGCGGGACTTCAGATCGAGTTGATCCTTCTGGAGCTCATTACCGCGCGTGAATCTTTTCATACGGGTGATATTTGCATAAATGCGTTCTAGAGTTTAGCCAAACGACATGTTACGCGCAACTGCGGTGCGTTTCCGTACACATCAGCCAGGCCACAACGCAGTTTCCGCAAACTACTAGCAACTTCTCTTGGTTCATTTATCCCGTACCTACAGCACCCTTGCAGACATAACAGATAACAGCAGCCGGTATGCATATATCTACCGCTCAACTGATACGAAATTTGCTGAAGAACATTGAATCTATATACACAATATTAGGCCAATGAACAGTTAGTTTCTTTATAAGTTATACTGAACATGGATGTTACAAACTGAACATTTTCGTGTTTTTCAGTGGTGCACAGCATCTTTGGCTTAGTCGGTGAAGGTGTCTTCAGTAGGGTATGTGGCTGGTAAATGGGGCACTGTGGCTGCAACAACTGACACCAAATAATTCTCACTTTATcataaaaaaaagcacacaataaACTTTTAGTTCATTTGTATTTTTGTCAATTTTATTAAGTTGCTCCTATGCTTTGGAAATGAATTATGTCTTTATGGCTTCTCTTGAACCTGCAAAAAAGAGAATATTAAAAAATTTTACAATTAAAATACACTTCGAACAATATGCAGTCATGAATTCATGTTTAATATTAAAAAGTACCTCAGAATGGCAATTGTTGAGTATAGAGCCAAATGCAAAATTGAAGAGTCTTTCACCTACTGCAGTGATACTTCAGCTTTGGGAGACAAGTCACTCATTGATTACCATGCTAACTAATTTTTGagttaatattttttttaactGGTAGAAATTAAAGGGCATAACCTCTAATTTCACCAGAGAATATGTGTTATTTCTTACTAAGTGTTCAGAAAGCTAGCAGTACCAATCTTCGTGATGCACCAAAGCAGGTTATTGATAAAAAGAGAAGAGATTTAAACAGAAATGCTGCAAATAAACTATGTAACATGACAAAGCTTGCTCTTTAGAGCATTTACCTTACACCATATCAAACTATAAAAATAACGTGAAGCTCCACTTGTAATACTGGTGGCAGTTGCCTCAAATATGAGCAATTATGTAACTAGATTGCTAAACAGAGGTTAAAAAGTCCTTCAAAAATTAGAGAAGTGCACTTTATGGTCCTGGCTCAAgacaaaaagcaaaacacaaattcATTGCTGCTTGGATGATTTTGCACCTGTGATGATTTATGTGCATGTCATCAGTAGGCACAGCCAACATTAAACGTGGTACAACTTGGAGTTCACTGTTGGTCAGGTAGCTCGAAGTTTATTCAATGCAACCAAACCGTGCTATCCTCTATACATCTTGGCAATTAGTAGATAAAGTGAGTGGGTTTAAAGAAATCACGGTCCTGCTGTCTTATCAAAATATGTGTTCAAGTCCTGCATTTCAATGGTTTCACATTATAATCATCCAGCATTCATAATGAGCAAAGTGAATTTTAATGAAGGCCTCATCACTGAAATTGAACAGTGCTGTTTTTTCTACATGTCCAGAGGTGTGACCAAGGTGTGCGAATGAATGCATGTgcgtgttttgttcgtgctgtatCATATTTGAATTTGCAAATGCGCTATCGCATAGGCAGTGGCACAGGCAGTTGCCAGACATTGTCTTCTGGCAAACATCCTGTGCTTCCAGCACGCGGCTATTGTTAAAATGTGCTTAAGTTTGACCACACAAAAGAGAATGATAAATGTAAATGAACAGAAAGGCTAGCCAAAGTATATTTTACCAGGTCAGTATAGTAAGGACATTTATAAACAGACTTGTACAGAGATCCACAATGCCTTTTGCAGCAGGAAAAAGGAGATAGGTATGTACTCACAAAATACACTATtcgtagagaaaaaaaagaaaacaatcttGCAAACAAATGTCTGCAGCTGTGATCAGGTGCCTGTCCACAACATGTATAAGCAATGCATAAAAATATACAACTTTTTATTGAAAGTTTGTGCCCTCATTTTTCATTGCAGCATGCAGCTGGACATGTCTAGTAAGCTGAATTACCAAGTAATTTCGTGCACTTGATCTCTCATCTGTGAGTGCCTTTCCACGTTAAAGAGACACTTAAGAGGAAAACTATTTTTCTTTTATTGATAAATTATCCTTTCACAATTCCGAAATCACCATGCTCACCACAAAGAGAAGCTTGGAAAGAGAAAATGCGGGTGGCGACGCCACCTCAAAATGCCTGCACCAGATGCAGTGACATCATAAGTTATGACTGTTTACTACATAGCTCAGAATAGGCAAAAATGAAGCACAATATCTGCTGATGGTGTCAGAGATTTAACATCCCAAGTTTCCAGAAATTTTGTTGCACTAGTGTCGGCAAAATACAACGAATACACTTTGAAATTTGTGATGTCACGTACAAAAGTTGCagcacaaaatttaaaaagagTACTTAGACCTTGATTTTCTTTTCTAATAATAAAATAATGAGGGTAAGATTAATTACATTAGAGAGCTCTGAGAACACTTTATCAAGCTAAACCAATTCATTCTTTCACTTTACTGTCTTTTGAACCGTCAATAAATGCTTAATAGCAGCACATATTAGGCACCTTGTCTGTGTAATTCAAGGGCATTCTGGCGAGTTGTAGGGAGCAAAAATTATATAAAGCAATGTATTGATCTATAAGGTTACACCGTTTTGTCTTAAACACTGACGATAAAAACACATGTACAAGATACAGTCTTTGCAATGTTAAATGATGCCCATTCTTTAATTGTATGCAGTAAATGATGGCTCCCATGTCGGCAACGCTTGCGAAAAGAGGACAGCTTCTGTAACAACAGATTTGCTAGTTGGATGAAACGCAAGACATCTTGGTGAAGGTCAATCAAAGAAAAACTCCCTCACTGATGGCTTTATGTCACTTTCTGCCTGTTAGGGGTAGGATAGGACCGTCTGTGCAGAAAAACAAGCCACAGTACCTaaagaaaacactgcagcaagCAACATGAACTGAAAGAGTTATACATATATATGGTTATACCGTGACACGTAAAATGTAAGCTTCACGGCGACAAATCAACTTCCTTGTAATGGGAAAACTGTAAAGTATATCAAATATACTACGCATGAGGTGAACAGATTCAAAGGTAGCTTGACAATAGTGCAGAACATGAGCCATTATAAAAACAGTCGCCAACATGCGCGTCATAAGGGATGCAGCACTGAATAACAAGAAATGCCGAGAAATGCGAGATTTTGCGTTTGCAATGTAGTTTGATACTGGTTGTACAGCAAAGGAGGAACACTCAatctttaaaggaaaaaaaaaatatatatgtgccCCCATAGAAGTGCGGTAAATCGAGAGCAGCGCCAGGACAATCAGCTTCGTACTTGAGGCATGGTTGCTGGCAGAAGTCTGTCTTGCATTCTTGGAGGGTGCAAAGTAGCGTTGCGTCGCGTCGAGAGGAGCGATTTTGTAGCTCGggggtgattgatatgtggggtttaacgtcccaaaaccaccatatgattatgagggacgccgtataagaggtctccggaaatttcgaccacctggggttttttaacgtgcgcccaagtcggagcacacgggcctacaaccgaaaatgcagccgccgcagccgggattcgatcccgcgacctgcgggtcagcagccgagtaccttggccactagaccgccgcggcggggctagctCAGGGGTGcaagctcgttttttttttttttttttttgctctcttttaGCCGACCAAAGACGAATGGCTTAAGCGTGGGTTAAGGGTTCAAGAATAAATGAAATTTTTCGTGCTTAATATTGTTCGACGTAAGGCTGAAGGAGCCAGCGGTTTACTGACAGTAGTGAGCAGCAAGCATGGTAATAATCTGCCAAGGACAATGAATCACTTATTATACGTACCAATGAGTCCGTTACTCTTCCTTGTATTTTCCATTATAAAATGGAACATACTGGAGTACTGCTTTCCAATCGGTGAAGTACGCAACCCCAATGGCACCGGTTGCTCCATACAAGGCCGCCGGCCGAGCCCTGCACAGGCGAGGTAAGTCTCAGCAAAATTACAGGGGCTGCAGCATTTCAGGTTTGTAATGAAGAATGGCAGGCAGCCAACCGGGCATACCGGGTACTCTCAATGACTAGCTCGGAGCATGactccataaaaaaaaagaatgacaggCTAACATACCAGATTTTGCAGAGCTGGATCAGCCTGGGGCCGATTGGGTAAAGTGGAGGATGTACCATATTTTGCTTTCCCAAAGCACGCAGACTAACCAACCCGCTTGTGAAACAACGTCCCTCTTTTCACCTTCAGCACCTCCACAGGACAGCTAAAATATCGGATTGGCTAGGCCGAAATCGTGCTTAGAAGACACAACATAAAATAAAAAGCAGATGCCATAAATACACTAAAACAATAATGTAAACCTAAAGTATACAAacttaaaaattacaaaaaaaaacatttttaaatTTTGTAATATCAAGGCAGAGTTATCGCGTTGCCTGCGAAACTCTGGGTTGAAACCTAAACCCTTGGCCGAATTTGCAAGGTTCTGCAAAATGCCGCGCCATCTGGGAGCACTAACACAAAACGCCACAGCTGCCCGGATCCAGGAGGCCGTGTTGCCGCATGGCATTGCCATGTCTTTATGCTATCTATACTTCTCTCTATAGCATTACCGCCGCTGGGTCGTTTCGCAGCGCTCTAGAGTCCAAGATGGCATAACATAGTGACGCCACTATTAACGCCGCCCCTGCGTGCTTGTAAAGCGTGCGTTCCATAGGCAATATGCGCTCCTCGCAATCTGCAATTCGGCAggcagaaattaggtgcatttttttttttattttcctgaaGAACCCCTTACTCTACGCTTGAGTGTGAACTATCCACGTCGCACGCAGCAGCCTGCATTAGCGTTGTTGCGAGCGTAGGTACGCAAAAGTTGTGGTGCTGACCCGTTTTATTGGGCTGTAGTTTTCTTCGAATGGTTCTATCTTATTTTGGTTTGCGGGAAAACTTAGAAGAGctgcttattatttttttcaggCGTTGAAGATTAAACAATTCTAAATAAATAGGGAAAAGGCCATACAATTTTTATCCTTCCTGAACGTTTTGCCGAAAGCTGCATTAAAATCGGTTACTTATGCAGCAAAACTGCAACCCAGTGAGATAGGTCGGTTCTAAAAGAATCAGCGAACGAGAGTACCAGCGCAAACGCACACCCACAAGAAAGACGACACGCACACACTTGTGGCGGCGTGTTTACGCTGTTGCTCCTTCTCTGTACAACGAACCAAATTGTCCACAAAATCTTTATGAAAAGAATCACCATTTACGTACTGTCTGATGACTTTAGCTGTTATGCAGTAGCGTAGCC
Above is a window of Rhipicephalus microplus isolate Deutch F79 chromosome 1, USDA_Rmic, whole genome shotgun sequence DNA encoding:
- the LOC119187223 gene encoding cytochrome b-c1 complex subunit 10-like; translated protein: MVHPPLYPIGPRLIQLCKIWARPAALYGATGAIGVAYFTDWKAVLQYVPFYNGKYKEE